A genomic window from Martelella lutilitoris includes:
- a CDS encoding threonine aldolase family protein: MFFASDNWSGAHPAIGEALIREQSGYANAYGTSPLDRKIEARFDDLFEREVAVFFVGTGTAANSLALSSVGRPGGVVFCHKDAHIANDEGGAPEYFTGGGRLATVSGPEGKMTPSELRRIAARYPADFIHHGQPMALSLTQSTEVGTVYGLDEIDALTAVAKEGGLPVHMDGARFANALVALDTTPAEMTWKRGVDILSFGGTKNGCWCAEAIVFMNPAQAREMPFIRKRAAHLFSKTRFISAQLDAYLTDDLWLDLARHSNAMAERMRIAFRKSAKARLAWETQSNEVFIILPKSAAEAARKAGAQFYDWLTPVDQPGLVAEGEVLARCVTSFATTEAEVDRFVSFLEAEPLTNG; the protein is encoded by the coding sequence ATGTTTTTTGCTTCCGACAACTGGTCCGGCGCCCATCCCGCAATCGGCGAAGCGCTGATACGCGAACAGTCGGGCTATGCCAATGCCTATGGCACCAGCCCTCTGGACCGGAAGATCGAGGCGCGGTTCGACGATCTCTTCGAGCGCGAGGTCGCCGTCTTCTTCGTCGGCACGGGCACGGCGGCCAATTCGCTGGCGCTTTCCTCCGTCGGGCGGCCGGGCGGCGTGGTCTTCTGCCACAAGGACGCCCATATCGCCAATGACGAGGGCGGCGCGCCGGAATATTTCACCGGCGGCGGCAGGCTTGCCACCGTTTCAGGCCCGGAAGGCAAGATGACGCCTTCAGAGCTCAGGCGGATCGCCGCGCGCTATCCGGCGGATTTCATTCATCACGGCCAGCCGATGGCGCTGTCGCTGACGCAATCGACCGAAGTCGGCACCGTCTACGGGCTTGACGAGATCGACGCCCTCACCGCTGTCGCCAAGGAAGGCGGCCTTCCCGTTCACATGGACGGCGCGCGCTTTGCCAATGCGCTCGTGGCGCTCGACACAACGCCCGCGGAAATGACATGGAAGCGCGGCGTCGACATCCTCTCCTTCGGCGGCACCAAGAACGGCTGCTGGTGCGCGGAGGCCATCGTGTTCATGAACCCGGCCCAGGCGCGGGAGATGCCCTTCATCCGCAAGCGCGCCGCCCATCTCTTCTCCAAGACCCGCTTCATCTCCGCCCAGCTCGACGCCTATCTGACCGACGACCTCTGGCTCGACCTTGCCCGCCACTCAAACGCCATGGCCGAGCGGATGCGCATCGCCTTTCGCAAATCGGCAAAGGCGCGGCTTGCCTGGGAGACCCAATCGAACGAGGTCTTCATCATCCTGCCGAAGTCAGCGGCCGAAGCCGCGCGCAAGGCCGGCGCGCAGTTCTACGACTGGCTGACGCCGGTCGACCAGCCCGGGCTGGTGGCCGAGGGCGAGGTTCTGGCGCGCTGCGTGACCAGCTTCGCCACGACAGAGGCCGAGGTCGACCGCTTTGTCTCCTTCCTCG
- the gltB gene encoding glutamate synthase large subunit, which yields MTVTPAANKAADGRRNKRQGLYDPRNEHDACGVGFIAHMKGEKSHQIVKDGLFILENLTHRGAVGADPLMGDGAGMLMQIPDRFFREEMAAEGIVLPKVGEYAVGYFFMPRDPARIAHYKDIIQKVIADEGQRFIGFREVPVDNSSLSKAEDIAATEPYHLQVFIGAGERANTQQDFERRLFILRKVISNTIFSESEGAAEDFYIVSMSSSTIVYKGMFLAYQVGAYYKDLSDPRFESAVALVHQRFSTNTFPSWKLSHPYRMVAHNGEINTLRGNVNWMAARQASVSSPLFGDDISKLWPISYEGQSDTACFDNALEFLVQGGYSMAHAVMMLIPEAWAGNMSMGPQTRAFYEYHAALMEPWDGPAAVAFTDGRQIGATLDRNGLRPARYLITKDDRIIMASEAGVLPVEEENIVAKWRLQPGRMLLIDMEKGRIISDDEIKSELAGMHPYQDWLDRTQLILEELKPVEPRALRRDVSLLDRQQAFGYTQEDTKILMSPMATTGQEAIGSMGTDTPISAMSDKSKLLYTYFKQNFAQVTNPPIDPIREELVMSLVSFIGPRPNILDHEGASREKRLEVRQPILTNGDLEKIRSIGHTEDRFDTKTLDVTYSADQGEAGMPEMIDRLCERAEAAVKGGYNIIVLSDRQIGPDRIAIPALLATAAVHHHLIRKGLRTSVGLVVESGEPREVHHFCCLAGYGAEAINPYLAFDTLADMHAKGMFPEEVDAGEVIYRYIKAIGKGMLKVMSKMGISTYQSYCGAQIFDAIGLSSEFVERFFFGTASMIEGVGLTEVAEETVARHRAAFGKDPVLASTLDIGGEYAYRMRGEAHAWTPDAVAELQHAVRGNARDRYDAFAKMENATTLRMNTIRGLFRIRNAEEIGRKPVPLEEVEPASEIVKRFSTGAMSFGSISREAHTTLAIAMNQIGGKSNTGEGGEESDRYLKLPDGSYPRERSAIKQIASGRFGVTTEYLVNADLLQIKVAQGAKPGEGGQLPGHKVDATIAKTRHSTPGVGLISPPPHHDIYSIEDLAQLIYDLKNVNPTADVSVKLVSEVGVGTVAAGVAKARADHITISGFDGGTGASPLTSLKHAGSPWEIGLAETQQTLVLNGLRSRIALQVDGGLKTGRDVLIGAMLGADEFGFSTAPLIAAGCIMMRKCHLNTCPVGVATQDPVLRKRFKGLPEHVVNYFFFVAEELREMLAALGFTSLNDVIGSVELLDKDEAIAHWKSKGLDFSKIFHKVAAPKEATFWTERQKHPIDDILDRKLIEKAMPALENKEKVAFDVEIKNVDRSAGAMLSGEVAKRWNEKGLKEDTISVTLRGTAGQSFGAFLASGVTFDLIGDGNDYVGKGLSGGKIIIRPPENSPIVPEESIIVGNTVLYGATSGECYFRGVAGERFAVRNSGAIAVVEGVGDHGCEYMTGGLVVVLGPTGRNFAAGMSGGVAYVLDEDGGFADRCNMAMVMLEPVPEEDDMLEKLHHHGGDLMHKGRVDVSGDMTRHDEERLVRLITNHLLYTGSTRAKAILDDWAHYRPMFRKVMPVEYRRALEEMERMRMGVAAE from the coding sequence ATGACCGTGACGCCTGCCGCCAATAAAGCTGCCGACGGCCGTCGCAACAAACGTCAGGGGCTCTATGATCCGAGGAACGAGCACGATGCCTGCGGCGTCGGCTTCATCGCCCATATGAAGGGCGAGAAGTCGCACCAGATCGTCAAGGACGGACTGTTCATTCTCGAAAATCTCACCCACCGCGGCGCGGTCGGCGCCGACCCGCTGATGGGCGACGGCGCCGGCATGCTGATGCAGATTCCGGACAGGTTCTTCCGTGAGGAAATGGCGGCCGAAGGCATCGTGCTGCCGAAGGTCGGCGAATATGCCGTCGGCTATTTCTTCATGCCGCGCGATCCCGCGCGCATCGCCCACTACAAGGACATCATCCAGAAGGTGATCGCCGACGAAGGCCAGCGCTTCATCGGCTTCCGCGAAGTGCCGGTCGACAATTCCTCGCTGTCGAAGGCGGAGGATATCGCCGCAACCGAGCCCTATCACCTGCAGGTCTTCATCGGCGCCGGCGAGCGCGCCAATACCCAGCAGGATTTCGAACGTCGCCTGTTCATCCTTCGCAAGGTGATCTCGAACACGATCTTTTCCGAATCGGAAGGTGCGGCGGAAGACTTCTACATCGTCTCGATGTCGTCCTCGACCATCGTCTACAAGGGCATGTTCCTCGCCTACCAGGTCGGCGCCTATTACAAGGATCTTTCCGATCCGCGCTTCGAATCCGCCGTCGCCCTCGTGCACCAGCGCTTTTCGACCAACACCTTCCCCTCCTGGAAGCTGTCGCACCCTTACCGCATGGTCGCCCATAACGGCGAGATCAACACGCTGCGCGGCAACGTCAACTGGATGGCGGCCCGTCAGGCCTCCGTATCCTCGCCGCTCTTCGGTGACGATATCTCCAAGCTCTGGCCGATCTCCTACGAGGGCCAGTCCGATACGGCCTGTTTCGACAATGCGCTCGAATTCCTGGTGCAGGGCGGTTATTCCATGGCCCATGCCGTGATGATGCTGATCCCGGAAGCCTGGGCCGGCAACATGTCGATGGGGCCGCAGACGAGAGCGTTCTACGAATATCACGCGGCCCTGATGGAGCCGTGGGACGGCCCGGCTGCCGTTGCCTTTACCGACGGCCGCCAGATCGGCGCCACGCTTGACCGTAACGGCCTGCGTCCGGCGCGCTACCTGATTACCAAGGATGACCGGATCATCATGGCCTCCGAAGCCGGCGTTCTGCCGGTCGAGGAAGAAAACATCGTGGCCAAGTGGCGCCTGCAGCCCGGCCGCATGCTTCTGATCGACATGGAAAAGGGCCGGATCATTTCCGATGACGAGATCAAGTCCGAGCTTGCCGGCATGCACCCCTATCAGGACTGGCTGGACCGGACCCAGCTTATTCTGGAGGAATTGAAGCCTGTGGAGCCGCGCGCGCTCCGCCGCGACGTGTCGCTGCTCGATCGTCAGCAGGCCTTTGGCTACACCCAGGAAGACACCAAGATCCTGATGTCGCCGATGGCGACCACGGGCCAGGAAGCGATTGGTTCGATGGGCACCGACACGCCGATTTCGGCGATGTCGGACAAGTCGAAGCTGCTCTACACCTATTTCAAGCAGAACTTCGCCCAGGTCACCAACCCGCCGATCGACCCGATCCGCGAGGAGCTGGTGATGAGCCTCGTCTCCTTCATCGGCCCGCGTCCGAACATTCTCGACCATGAGGGCGCCTCGCGCGAGAAGCGCCTCGAGGTGCGCCAGCCGATCCTGACCAATGGCGACCTGGAAAAGATCCGCTCCATCGGTCATACGGAGGACCGGTTCGACACCAAGACGCTCGACGTTACCTATAGCGCCGATCAGGGCGAAGCCGGCATGCCGGAGATGATCGACAGGCTGTGCGAGCGCGCTGAAGCCGCCGTCAAGGGCGGCTACAACATCATCGTGCTTTCCGACCGCCAGATCGGCCCGGACCGGATCGCGATCCCCGCGCTTCTGGCGACCGCCGCCGTTCACCATCACCTGATCCGCAAGGGGCTCAGAACCTCGGTCGGCCTCGTCGTCGAATCGGGCGAGCCGCGCGAAGTGCATCATTTCTGCTGTCTTGCCGGCTATGGCGCGGAAGCCATCAACCCCTATCTCGCCTTCGATACGCTGGCCGACATGCACGCCAAGGGGATGTTCCCCGAGGAGGTTGATGCCGGCGAGGTGATCTACCGCTATATCAAGGCGATCGGAAAGGGCATGCTGAAGGTCATGTCCAAGATGGGCATTTCCACCTATCAGTCCTATTGCGGCGCACAGATCTTCGACGCCATCGGCTTGTCGTCGGAATTCGTCGAACGCTTCTTCTTTGGCACGGCCTCGATGATAGAGGGTGTTGGCCTCACGGAAGTCGCCGAAGAGACCGTCGCACGCCACCGCGCCGCTTTCGGCAAGGATCCGGTGCTGGCCTCCACGCTCGATATCGGCGGCGAATATGCCTACCGCATGCGCGGCGAGGCCCATGCCTGGACGCCGGATGCCGTGGCCGAGCTTCAGCACGCCGTGCGCGGCAATGCGCGAGACCGCTACGACGCCTTCGCCAAGATGGAAAACGCGACGACGCTTCGGATGAACACCATTCGCGGGCTGTTCCGGATCAGGAATGCCGAGGAGATCGGCCGCAAGCCGGTGCCGCTCGAAGAGGTCGAGCCGGCCTCGGAGATCGTCAAGCGGTTCTCCACCGGCGCCATGTCCTTCGGCTCCATCTCGCGCGAGGCCCACACCACGCTTGCCATCGCCATGAACCAGATCGGCGGCAAGTCGAACACCGGCGAGGGCGGCGAGGAGAGCGACCGCTATCTGAAGCTGCCCGACGGCTCCTATCCGAGGGAGCGGTCGGCCATCAAGCAGATCGCGTCGGGCCGTTTCGGCGTGACGACGGAATACCTGGTCAATGCCGATCTGCTGCAGATCAAGGTGGCCCAGGGTGCCAAGCCCGGCGAGGGCGGTCAGCTGCCCGGTCACAAGGTGGATGCGACGATTGCCAAGACCCGTCACTCGACGCCGGGCGTTGGCCTGATTTCGCCGCCGCCGCATCACGACATCTATTCGATCGAGGATCTGGCACAGCTGATCTACGATCTGAAGAACGTCAACCCGACGGCCGATGTCTCGGTCAAGTTGGTGTCCGAAGTGGGCGTGGGCACGGTTGCCGCCGGCGTTGCCAAGGCGCGCGCCGACCACATCACCATTTCCGGCTTCGACGGCGGGACCGGCGCTTCGCCGCTGACCTCGCTGAAGCATGCCGGCAGCCCGTGGGAGATCGGCCTTGCCGAAACCCAGCAGACGCTGGTGCTGAACGGGCTCCGTTCGCGCATCGCGCTGCAGGTCGACGGCGGGTTGAAGACGGGCCGCGACGTGCTGATCGGCGCCATGCTCGGCGCGGATGAGTTCGGCTTTTCCACCGCGCCGCTGATTGCGGCCGGCTGCATCATGATGCGCAAGTGCCACCTGAATACCTGCCCGGTCGGCGTCGCCACCCAGGACCCGGTCCTGAGAAAGCGCTTCAAGGGCCTGCCGGAACATGTGGTCAACTACTTCTTCTTCGTTGCCGAGGAACTGCGCGAGATGCTGGCGGCCCTTGGCTTCACCAGCCTCAACGACGTCATCGGTTCCGTCGAACTGCTCGACAAGGACGAGGCGATCGCGCACTGGAAGTCGAAGGGTCTCGATTTTTCGAAGATCTTCCACAAGGTGGCAGCACCCAAGGAAGCAACCTTCTGGACCGAACGCCAGAAGCATCCGATCGACGATATTCTTGACCGCAAGCTGATCGAAAAGGCCATGCCGGCGCTCGAGAACAAGGAAAAGGTCGCCTTTGACGTCGAGATCAAGAATGTCGACCGCTCCGCCGGCGCCATGCTCTCGGGCGAGGTCGCCAAGCGCTGGAACGAGAAGGGCCTGAAGGAGGACACGATCTCCGTGACGCTGCGCGGCACGGCTGGACAGTCCTTCGGCGCGTTCCTGGCAAGCGGCGTGACCTTTGACCTGATCGGTGACGGCAACGACTATGTCGGCAAGGGGCTTTCGGGCGGCAAGATCATCATCCGTCCGCCGGAGAACTCGCCGATCGTGCCGGAGGAATCGATCATCGTCGGCAATACGGTGCTTTACGGCGCAACGTCCGGCGAGTGTTACTTCCGCGGCGTTGCCGGGGAACGCTTCGCCGTCAGAAACTCCGGCGCGATTGCCGTTGTCGAGGGCGTTGGCGATCATGGCTGCGAATACATGACCGGCGGTCTTGTCGTCGTGCTCGGCCCGACGGGCCGCAACTTCGCGGCCGGCATGTCGGGCGGCGTCGCCTATGTGCTGGACGAGGATGGCGGTTTTGCCGATCGCTGCAACATGGCCATGGTCATGCTGGAGCCGGTGCCGGAGGAAGACGACATGCTGGAGAAGTTGCACCACCATGGCGGCGATCTCATGCACAAGGGCCGCGTCGACGTTTCCGGCGACATGACCCGGCACGACGAGGAGCGTCTGGTGCGTCTCATCACCAACCATCTGCTCTACACGGGTTCGACCCGCGCCAAGGCGATCCTGGACGACTGGGCCCATTATCGCCCGATGTTCCGCAAGGTCATGCCGGTCGAATATCGCCGCGCTCTGGAAGAGATGGAGCGCATGCGCATGGGTGTCGCGGCAGAATAA
- a CDS encoding glutamate synthase subunit beta, with product MGKVTGFMEIDRQVAKYQPASDRIRHFREFTIPMSDPEVQKQAARCMDCGIPYCHGPTGCPIHNQIPDWNDLVYSGNWKEAIANLHSTNNFPEFTGRVCPAPCEEACTLNLEDIPVSIKTIEQAIADKAYELGFIVPKPATTKTGKKVAVIGSGPAGMSAAQQLGRAGHDVVVFEREAKPGGLLRYGIPDFKMEKNFIDRRVEQMRGEGVEFRCGVNVGADVKVDDLLAEYDAVLYCGGSETPRASGIGGGDLHGVYDAMPFLVQQNKRVGRESIDSTGWPSEPILAGGKHVVVVGGGDTASDCVGTAFRQGAVKVTQLDIRPQPPEKEDKLAVWPFWATKMRTSSSQAEGAIREFQVATLEFVGEEGVLTGVKCCHVDEKRQPIAGTEFVIKADLAFIAIGFRGPLKTGVLSDLEGRLTLNTDRRGSVNVVANDDDYKTSIDRFWTAGDVRRGQSLVVWAIREGRQAARSIDLALMGETLLPR from the coding sequence ATGGGCAAGGTTACTGGGTTTATGGAAATCGACCGGCAGGTGGCGAAGTATCAGCCCGCCTCCGACCGCATTCGCCATTTCCGCGAATTCACCATTCCGATGTCGGACCCGGAAGTGCAGAAACAGGCTGCCCGCTGCATGGACTGCGGCATTCCCTATTGCCATGGGCCGACCGGCTGTCCGATCCATAACCAGATCCCGGACTGGAACGATCTGGTCTATAGCGGCAACTGGAAAGAGGCGATCGCAAACCTGCATTCGACCAACAACTTTCCGGAATTCACCGGTCGGGTATGCCCGGCGCCCTGCGAGGAGGCCTGCACGCTGAACCTCGAGGACATTCCTGTCTCGATCAAGACGATCGAGCAGGCGATCGCCGACAAGGCCTATGAACTGGGCTTCATCGTGCCGAAGCCGGCAACGACCAAGACCGGCAAGAAGGTTGCCGTGATCGGTTCCGGGCCGGCCGGCATGTCGGCGGCCCAGCAGCTTGGCCGCGCCGGCCATGATGTCGTTGTGTTCGAGCGGGAGGCCAAGCCCGGCGGACTGCTGCGCTACGGCATCCCGGATTTCAAGATGGAGAAGAACTTCATCGATCGCCGCGTCGAGCAGATGCGCGGCGAAGGCGTCGAGTTCCGCTGCGGCGTCAATGTCGGCGCGGATGTGAAGGTCGACGACCTGCTCGCCGAGTATGATGCGGTGCTCTATTGCGGCGGCTCGGAAACGCCGCGCGCTTCCGGCATCGGCGGCGGCGATCTGCACGGCGTCTACGATGCCATGCCCTTCCTCGTTCAGCAGAACAAGCGGGTGGGCCGCGAGAGCATAGACAGCACCGGCTGGCCCTCGGAACCTATCCTGGCCGGCGGCAAGCATGTCGTGGTCGTCGGCGGCGGCGATACCGCGTCCGACTGCGTCGGCACGGCCTTCCGCCAGGGCGCCGTCAAGGTGACGCAGCTCGATATTCGCCCGCAGCCGCCGGAAAAGGAAGACAAGCTCGCCGTCTGGCCGTTCTGGGCCACCAAGATGCGCACCTCCTCTTCCCAGGCCGAGGGCGCAATCCGCGAGTTCCAGGTGGCGACGCTGGAATTCGTCGGCGAGGAGGGCGTGCTCACTGGCGTCAAATGCTGCCATGTGGACGAGAAGCGCCAGCCGATCGCCGGCACGGAGTTCGTCATCAAGGCCGACCTGGCCTTCATCGCCATCGGTTTCCGCGGCCCCCTGAAGACCGGCGTGCTGTCCGATCTGGAAGGACGGCTGACGCTGAATACGGACCGTCGCGGTTCGGTCAACGTGGTCGCCAATGATGATGACTACAAGACGTCGATCGACAGGTTCTGGACCGCCGGCGATGTCCGGCGCGGCCAGTCGCTCGTTGTCTGGGCGATCCGCGAGGGCCGCCAGGCCGCCCGTTCGATCGACCTCGCCCTGATGGGCGAGACCCTGCTGCCGCGCTGA
- the galU gene encoding UTP--glucose-1-phosphate uridylyltransferase GalU, which produces MVQHKKVRKAVLPVAGLGTRFLPATKVVPKELLPVVDKPIVQYVVDEAIEAGIEHFVFVTGRNKHVIEDYFDIQYELESTLKARNKHAELSLLADMLPAAGTATFTRQQEPHGLGHAVWCAREIVGPEPFALILPDMVMEAEKPCLKGMMEVYDVAGGNVVSVEECDPELAHKYGIVGVGEAVGSGFRITEMVEKPEKGTAPSNYFINGRYILQPEIFPILEVLERGAGNEIQLTDGMLKLAQQQDFYGYKFDGQTFDCGSKEGFIIANVALALKRDDIRPKVEDELKALIAALK; this is translated from the coding sequence TTGGTTCAGCATAAGAAGGTTCGCAAGGCGGTTCTGCCGGTTGCAGGTCTGGGAACGCGGTTCCTGCCCGCCACGAAAGTCGTGCCGAAGGAATTGCTCCCGGTTGTCGACAAGCCGATCGTCCAGTATGTCGTCGATGAGGCGATCGAGGCGGGGATCGAGCATTTCGTTTTCGTCACCGGCCGCAACAAGCATGTGATCGAAGACTACTTCGACATTCAGTACGAGCTGGAAAGCACGTTGAAGGCGCGTAACAAGCATGCCGAACTGAGCCTTCTCGCCGACATGCTGCCGGCCGCGGGCACTGCGACCTTCACCCGCCAGCAGGAACCGCACGGGCTTGGCCATGCCGTGTGGTGCGCCCGCGAGATTGTCGGCCCCGAGCCGTTCGCGCTGATCCTGCCCGACATGGTGATGGAAGCCGAAAAGCCCTGCCTGAAGGGCATGATGGAAGTCTATGACGTTGCCGGGGGCAATGTCGTTTCCGTCGAGGAGTGCGATCCCGAACTTGCGCACAAATACGGCATCGTCGGCGTCGGCGAGGCTGTCGGAAGCGGCTTCAGGATCACCGAGATGGTCGAGAAGCCGGAAAAGGGCACTGCGCCCTCGAACTATTTCATCAATGGCCGTTACATTCTGCAGCCGGAAATCTTCCCGATCCTCGAAGTGCTCGAACGCGGCGCCGGCAACGAGATCCAGTTGACCGACGGCATGCTGAAACTGGCGCAGCAGCAGGATTTCTACGGCTACAAATTCGACGGCCAGACCTTCGACTGCGGCTCCAAGGAAGGCTTCATCATCGCCAATGTGGCGCTGGCACTGAAGCGCGACGACATCCGTCCGAAGGTTGAGGACGAGCTCAAGGCGCTGATCGCCGCGCTGAAATGA